GTCGGCATCAATGCCGAAGGCCAGCGAAAGATCTACATCACGTCCATCGAGCGTGATCGACCGCTTCGACAGTTGATGAAGCCCTTCGATATGATGGGCCAGTTCAAGGCCCATTGGCAGCGATGTCATCCACAACAACGTGTCGTCGCCATGGTATATCTCTGTCTCGGTCTGCCCGATGGTAAGGCGCCGACACACTTCCTGTATAATCCTGTCACCGACGCTTTCATCGAAGCTGGCCGCGATTTCCGACTGGTTCCTCAGCTTGATCGCCACCAGTGTCGCGTCGCGGAACACGGTTCCGTTGCGCAACGCATGAATATTCAGCAGACCGGTCAGGGGGTTTGTCCGCTCGGACGCTTCGATACGACGGAGCATAAGTCCGCGATAAGCGACTATCAGGAACAACAGCAATGCGGGCAGAACATCGACCGTTATCAGCGCTGCATCCAGGAACGCAGGCAATGCTACCAAAGCCGCCAGCGCGATAATCACGGCGGTCGTTCGAACGCGACGGGCACTTGCCCATAAATAGACACAGCCGAGCCCGATGACCACGAGGATAGCCGGAATCCAGCCGTAATTGACCGGAGTGCCACGGAGGAGCGTCTCCGCCCCGATAACATGGAAAAATGCGCCCGGAATCCAGCCTTGGAATACGAGTTGCTGATAGTCATTCAGTCTTGGTGCTGTTGGACCGACGACTACGGTCCTTCCAGCAAGTAGCCGCTTATCGATTCGTCCCTTGACGATATCGACGAAGCTATAAGTGGGTACGGTGTTGGCCTGGATGGACCAGTCGGGCCGATAAAATCCGGTCCTACTGGTGGGCAGCACGGCCATTGCGGTGGAGATGGACGGAACATCGCGTCCTTCAAAGGTGTCCGAAAATGTCAGTTTAGCCGAAAGCGCGAAGGGTGTTCGAAATCCATTCAACGACCGGTAGTCGGCCGCTTTCCGAAATTGGGGAATTGGAAGAATGGTCGATAGCAATCCCGAATTCTGGCCCGATACTTGGGTCATTGCGCCCAGATAAACCCGCCCTCGATGCTTCGCCAAAGCTGTTGCGAATGCCGTATCCGCCGCGACGGTTGTGGGGTCCGAATATGCACGATCGAAATAAACCGATTTTACTCCAGCCGCGAACAAGCGATCGACGAGCTGCGCATCGACAGTGCGCGAAAAAGATACACCACCCAGTTCCGTCGCAGTTTTATCGTCGACGCCAATGACGATTATGTTTCCACTGGCAGGTTGCGATCGGACGACATCCCTCGCGCCCTTCAGAATATCCTCGAGCGGTTCGCCTAGCTCAATCGCACCGCAGAATGTCGCGATTGCTGACGCCGCCAAGAGAATCCGCATTCGGGCTGACAGAGACCGCCACGCCGTTAATAAATTGAGCGCTGGAGTTTTCGTTTTCACATGCCAATCGATAGCGCGCAAAACTTAATAAATGATCTTGCCAGACTCTGTGTAATGTTCAGCCGGTTGCCCAATGGGAGGCACGCTTTCGGCCTTCCCCGGTGACATCGCACATGTCCACACGCGAGCAATCATTTTGAAACTGAGGTTATCCGTTCAGACTCTTGATCAAAGCGTAACTATAAAAACATTGCATAATCTTATCGGGTTTGGCTTTTCAAGTTACGCTACATAACAACTTGTTCATACATCTCGCGTTAAGGTTGCGAGCCTTGCCCACCTTTGTGTGGCTAGCCTTATTATCGATCAGTCAGGTGGCATGTCTGACAGAAAGATAGCCTTAACAGAGAGTTGTATCATGATTTCGTTTTTCCGCGGGCGTTTGCTCGCCTCCTCGCTGTTTGTTGGCGCTGTTGCTGTAACAGGACCGGCTTTTAGCCAGGCGGCGAACAGTCCTCTTCGATCAGCAAACACAGAGGCCGAGGACGCTGACGGCTTAATTATCGTAACCGGTTCGCGCATTCCACGGGCGGCATATGACAATAATCAACCCACGATTACGACATCTGGTGCGCTACTTGATGAGCGGGCTATTACTACGGTGGCGCAAGCTCTTAATCAGACGCCCGGCTTTGGCATTGCTGACAGTTCGCTGGTCGGCAACCAAGGTAACGGGTTCGGCGTTGGCCAAAGCTTCGTGAATCTTTACTCGCTGGGATCTCAGCGCACGCTGACGTTGGTAAACGGTCGCCGCTTTGTCGGCGCTAACCCGGCAAGTGTCTTTTCGTTCGCCGGCAGTGGCACACAGGTCGATTTGAACGTTATCCCGACCAAACTGATCGAAAGAGTTGAGACGATCGGGATCGGTGGAGCGCCGATCTATGGTGCGGATGCGATTGCCGGAACCGTTAACATTATACTTAAGAAAAAGTTCAATGGGTTGGATCTCGATGCCCAGAGTGGCATCAGCAATCAGGCCGATCTGTTCAACTGGCGTGTCAGAGGTCTCGCAGGAACTGATTTCGCTGGCGGGCGCGGTAACTTCACGGCAGTTGCAGAATATGTTTCGTCGGATGGACTGCTCGGTAATGAGCGGGCGTCCATCCGCGCTCAAAATGGTTTCATTGCGCCACTCGATCCGAATTCTCACTTTTCGCAGGTTCTGGCGGGAAACCTTCGCACTTTCCTAGGCACGCCTGGGGG
This genomic stretch from Sphingomonas paeninsulae harbors:
- a CDS encoding EAL domain-containing protein, with the translated sequence MAASAIATFCGAIELGEPLEDILKGARDVVRSQPASGNIIVIGVDDKTATELGGVSFSRTVDAQLVDRLFAAGVKSVYFDRAYSDPTTVAADTAFATALAKHRGRVYLGAMTQVSGQNSGLLSTILPIPQFRKAADYRSLNGFRTPFALSAKLTFSDTFEGRDVPSISTAMAVLPTSRTGFYRPDWSIQANTVPTYSFVDIVKGRIDKRLLAGRTVVVGPTAPRLNDYQQLVFQGWIPGAFFHVIGAETLLRGTPVNYGWIPAILVVIGLGCVYLWASARRVRTTAVIIALAALVALPAFLDAALITVDVLPALLLFLIVAYRGLMLRRIEASERTNPLTGLLNIHALRNGTVFRDATLVAIKLRNQSEIAASFDESVGDRIIQEVCRRLTIGQTETEIYHGDDTLLWMTSLPMGLELAHHIEGLHQLSKRSITLDGRDVDLSLAFGIDADFERPMTSRIGSAMLCAEEASQANDIWKLYDPHRQDEAAWALSLMSRLDHAIDTQELWVAFQPKASAASGEIIGAEALVRWQHPTRGLISPDQFIPVAEEANRIDRLTEFVLDRAVEGAASITALGHSFSIAVNLSTQMLLRPDLSEMIDTILARHQFPHASLTLEITETGQLVSSPLKLAMMKKLSQRGIQVSIDDYGTGNATLEYLKLLPSNEVKIDRRFVFNIVNDQLDRILVESTIDVAHNLGRTVVAEGVESEAVRAALVGMGCDVIQGFLVGKPVDLETLKRRVGIGRGQLRTG